From a single Brassica rapa cultivar Chiifu-401-42 chromosome A01, CAAS_Brap_v3.01, whole genome shotgun sequence genomic region:
- the LOC103830142 gene encoding splicing factor U2af large subunit B isoform X2, which translates to MNYEGNGDSVTLATDDNNDKENYIARKSSPFKSRDSHDLDKDSSRSRDKDKDKEKGPDKDRDRDRERDRHRRDRHRDRSRERSEKRERERDDLDDDDDDDDHYRSRHRHRSSRDRDREERHRRRSRSRSRSRSERRSRSEHRRRSQHRSRSRSRSRSKSKRVSGFDMAPPASAMLAATAVAAAGQVPSVPATAGIPGMFPNMLAMVPGQQMGALPLLPMQAMTQQATRHARRVYVGGLPPTANEQSVATFFSQVMSAIGGNTAGPGDAVVNVYINHEKKFAFVEMRSVEEASNAMALDGIILEGVPVKVRRPTDYNPSLAAALGPSQPNPSLNLAAVGLSSGSTGGLEGPDRIFVGGLPYYFTEEQIRELLESFGPLRGFNLVKDRETGNSKGYAFCVFQDPSVTDIACAALNGIKMGDKTLTVRRAVQGVIQPKPEQEEVLLHAQQQIALQRLMLQPGGTPTKIVCLTQVVTADDLGDDEEYEDIMEDMRQEGGKFGNLVNVVIPRPNPDHDPTPGVGKVFLEYADVDGAAKARSGMNGRKFGGNQVVAVYYPENKFAQGDYEG; encoded by the exons ATGAATTACGAAGGTAACGGAGATAGTGTCACTCTCGCCACCGATGACAATAACGACAAGGAGAACTACATAGCTAGGAAGAGCTCGCCATTCAAGTCTCGA GATTCTCATGATCTGGATAAGGATTCTTCAAGAAGCAGGGACAAGGACAAGGACAAGGAAAAGGGGCCTGATAAAGACAGGGACAGAGATAGGGAACGCGACCGCCATCGTAGAGATCGTCATAGGGACCGTAGCAGAGAACGTAGTGAGAAAAGGGAACGTGAGAGAGATGAtctcgatgatgatgatgatgacgatgatcaTTACAGAAGTCGACACCGTCACAG AAGCTCTCGCGATCGAGATAGAGAGGAGAGACACAGGCGACGGTCACGCTCTCGCTCCAGGAGCCGCTCTGAACGTAGGTCAAGATCCGAGCATAGGCGTAGGTCTCAACATAGATCACGTTCACGCTCACGCTCACGGTCTAAGAG CAAGAGGGTAAGTGGATTCGATATGGCGCCCCCTGCTTCTGCAATGTTAGCTGCTACTGCTGTTGCTGCCGCAG GCCAGGTTCCTAGTGTGCCAGCTACTGCTGGTATTCCAGGGATGTTCCCTAACATGCTTGCAATGGTCCCTGGTCAG CAAATGGGCGCGCTTCCTTTACTGCCAATGCAGGCAATGACTCAGCAG GCAACTAGGCATGCTCGACGAGTCTATGTTGGTGGCCTTCCACCTACTGCAAATGAACAg TCGGTTGCAACTTTCTTTAGCCAAGTGATGTCGGCGATTGGGGGAAACACTGCTGGGCCAG GTGATGCGGTGGTCAATGTTTACATaaaccatgaaaagaagttcgCTTTTGTGGAGATGAGATCCGTTGAGGAGGCTAGTAATGCAATGGCATTAGACGGAATTATATTAGAG GGGGTTCCTGTAAAGGTGAGAAGGCCAACTGACTATAACCCGTCGCTTGCTGCAGCTCTTGGCCCGAGCCAGCCTAATCCCAGTCTCAATTTGGCGGCTGTTGGATTGTCTTCGGGGTCTACTGGTGGGCTTGAGGGTCCGGACCGCATTTTTGTTGGTGGGCTTCCTTATTACTTCACAGAGGAACAGATCAGGGAGCTCTTGGAGTCTTTTGGGCCCCTGAGAGGTTTTAACTTGGTTAAAGACAGGGAAACTGGAAACTCCAAGGGATATGCGTTTTGTGTTTTCCAAGATCCTTCAGTGACAGATATTGCTTGTGCCGCTCTAAACGGGATTAAGATGGGTGATAAGACACTTACAGTGAGGCGTGCAGTCCAGGGTGTGATTCAACCTAAACCTGAGCAAGAAGAAGTATTACTTCATGCTCAACAGCAGATTGCTTTGCAG AGGCTTATGCTACAACCGGGAGGCACGCCCACCAAGATTGTATGTTTGACTCAAGTGGTTACAGCTGATGATcttggagatgatgaagaataTGAAGACATAATGGAGGACATGAGACAAGAAGGTGGAAAATTCG GTAACTTGGTGAATGTTGTGATTCCGAGGCCCAATCCTGATCATGATCCAACACCAGGAGTTGGAAAG GTTTTCTTAGAGTATGCGGATGTAGATGGCGCAGCAAAGGCCAGATCGGGAATGAATGGAAGAAAATTTGGAGGAAACCAAGTGGTTGCTGTGTATTACCCCGAGAACAAGTTTGCACAAGGCGACTACGAAGGCTGA
- the LOC103830142 gene encoding splicing factor U2af large subunit B isoform X1, translating into MNYEGNGDSVTLATDDNNDKENYIARKSSPFKSRDSHDLDKDSSRSRDKDKDKEKGPDKDRDRDRERDRHRRDRHRDRSRERSEKRERERDDLDDDDDDDDHYRSRHRHRSSRDRDREERHRRRSRSRSRSRSERRSRSEHRRRSQHRSRSRSRSRSKSKRVSGFDMAPPASAMLAATAVAAAAGQVPSVPATAGIPGMFPNMLAMVPGQQMGALPLLPMQAMTQQATRHARRVYVGGLPPTANEQSVATFFSQVMSAIGGNTAGPGDAVVNVYINHEKKFAFVEMRSVEEASNAMALDGIILEGVPVKVRRPTDYNPSLAAALGPSQPNPSLNLAAVGLSSGSTGGLEGPDRIFVGGLPYYFTEEQIRELLESFGPLRGFNLVKDRETGNSKGYAFCVFQDPSVTDIACAALNGIKMGDKTLTVRRAVQGVIQPKPEQEEVLLHAQQQIALQRLMLQPGGTPTKIVCLTQVVTADDLGDDEEYEDIMEDMRQEGGKFGNLVNVVIPRPNPDHDPTPGVGKVFLEYADVDGAAKARSGMNGRKFGGNQVVAVYYPENKFAQGDYEG; encoded by the exons ATGAATTACGAAGGTAACGGAGATAGTGTCACTCTCGCCACCGATGACAATAACGACAAGGAGAACTACATAGCTAGGAAGAGCTCGCCATTCAAGTCTCGA GATTCTCATGATCTGGATAAGGATTCTTCAAGAAGCAGGGACAAGGACAAGGACAAGGAAAAGGGGCCTGATAAAGACAGGGACAGAGATAGGGAACGCGACCGCCATCGTAGAGATCGTCATAGGGACCGTAGCAGAGAACGTAGTGAGAAAAGGGAACGTGAGAGAGATGAtctcgatgatgatgatgatgacgatgatcaTTACAGAAGTCGACACCGTCACAG AAGCTCTCGCGATCGAGATAGAGAGGAGAGACACAGGCGACGGTCACGCTCTCGCTCCAGGAGCCGCTCTGAACGTAGGTCAAGATCCGAGCATAGGCGTAGGTCTCAACATAGATCACGTTCACGCTCACGCTCACGGTCTAAGAG CAAGAGGGTAAGTGGATTCGATATGGCGCCCCCTGCTTCTGCAATGTTAGCTGCTACTGCTGTTGCTGCCGCAG CAGGCCAGGTTCCTAGTGTGCCAGCTACTGCTGGTATTCCAGGGATGTTCCCTAACATGCTTGCAATGGTCCCTGGTCAG CAAATGGGCGCGCTTCCTTTACTGCCAATGCAGGCAATGACTCAGCAG GCAACTAGGCATGCTCGACGAGTCTATGTTGGTGGCCTTCCACCTACTGCAAATGAACAg TCGGTTGCAACTTTCTTTAGCCAAGTGATGTCGGCGATTGGGGGAAACACTGCTGGGCCAG GTGATGCGGTGGTCAATGTTTACATaaaccatgaaaagaagttcgCTTTTGTGGAGATGAGATCCGTTGAGGAGGCTAGTAATGCAATGGCATTAGACGGAATTATATTAGAG GGGGTTCCTGTAAAGGTGAGAAGGCCAACTGACTATAACCCGTCGCTTGCTGCAGCTCTTGGCCCGAGCCAGCCTAATCCCAGTCTCAATTTGGCGGCTGTTGGATTGTCTTCGGGGTCTACTGGTGGGCTTGAGGGTCCGGACCGCATTTTTGTTGGTGGGCTTCCTTATTACTTCACAGAGGAACAGATCAGGGAGCTCTTGGAGTCTTTTGGGCCCCTGAGAGGTTTTAACTTGGTTAAAGACAGGGAAACTGGAAACTCCAAGGGATATGCGTTTTGTGTTTTCCAAGATCCTTCAGTGACAGATATTGCTTGTGCCGCTCTAAACGGGATTAAGATGGGTGATAAGACACTTACAGTGAGGCGTGCAGTCCAGGGTGTGATTCAACCTAAACCTGAGCAAGAAGAAGTATTACTTCATGCTCAACAGCAGATTGCTTTGCAG AGGCTTATGCTACAACCGGGAGGCACGCCCACCAAGATTGTATGTTTGACTCAAGTGGTTACAGCTGATGATcttggagatgatgaagaataTGAAGACATAATGGAGGACATGAGACAAGAAGGTGGAAAATTCG GTAACTTGGTGAATGTTGTGATTCCGAGGCCCAATCCTGATCATGATCCAACACCAGGAGTTGGAAAG GTTTTCTTAGAGTATGCGGATGTAGATGGCGCAGCAAAGGCCAGATCGGGAATGAATGGAAGAAAATTTGGAGGAAACCAAGTGGTTGCTGTGTATTACCCCGAGAACAAGTTTGCACAAGGCGACTACGAAGGCTGA
- the LOC103830142 gene encoding splicing factor U2af large subunit B isoform X3: MFPNMLAMVPGQQMGALPLLPMQAMTQQATRHARRVYVGGLPPTANEQSVATFFSQVMSAIGGNTAGPGDAVVNVYINHEKKFAFVEMRSVEEASNAMALDGIILEGVPVKVRRPTDYNPSLAAALGPSQPNPSLNLAAVGLSSGSTGGLEGPDRIFVGGLPYYFTEEQIRELLESFGPLRGFNLVKDRETGNSKGYAFCVFQDPSVTDIACAALNGIKMGDKTLTVRRAVQGVIQPKPEQEEVLLHAQQQIALQRLMLQPGGTPTKIVCLTQVVTADDLGDDEEYEDIMEDMRQEGGKFGNLVNVVIPRPNPDHDPTPGVGKVFLEYADVDGAAKARSGMNGRKFGGNQVVAVYYPENKFAQGDYEG, from the exons ATGTTCCCTAACATGCTTGCAATGGTCCCTGGTCAG CAAATGGGCGCGCTTCCTTTACTGCCAATGCAGGCAATGACTCAGCAG GCAACTAGGCATGCTCGACGAGTCTATGTTGGTGGCCTTCCACCTACTGCAAATGAACAg TCGGTTGCAACTTTCTTTAGCCAAGTGATGTCGGCGATTGGGGGAAACACTGCTGGGCCAG GTGATGCGGTGGTCAATGTTTACATaaaccatgaaaagaagttcgCTTTTGTGGAGATGAGATCCGTTGAGGAGGCTAGTAATGCAATGGCATTAGACGGAATTATATTAGAG GGGGTTCCTGTAAAGGTGAGAAGGCCAACTGACTATAACCCGTCGCTTGCTGCAGCTCTTGGCCCGAGCCAGCCTAATCCCAGTCTCAATTTGGCGGCTGTTGGATTGTCTTCGGGGTCTACTGGTGGGCTTGAGGGTCCGGACCGCATTTTTGTTGGTGGGCTTCCTTATTACTTCACAGAGGAACAGATCAGGGAGCTCTTGGAGTCTTTTGGGCCCCTGAGAGGTTTTAACTTGGTTAAAGACAGGGAAACTGGAAACTCCAAGGGATATGCGTTTTGTGTTTTCCAAGATCCTTCAGTGACAGATATTGCTTGTGCCGCTCTAAACGGGATTAAGATGGGTGATAAGACACTTACAGTGAGGCGTGCAGTCCAGGGTGTGATTCAACCTAAACCTGAGCAAGAAGAAGTATTACTTCATGCTCAACAGCAGATTGCTTTGCAG AGGCTTATGCTACAACCGGGAGGCACGCCCACCAAGATTGTATGTTTGACTCAAGTGGTTACAGCTGATGATcttggagatgatgaagaataTGAAGACATAATGGAGGACATGAGACAAGAAGGTGGAAAATTCG GTAACTTGGTGAATGTTGTGATTCCGAGGCCCAATCCTGATCATGATCCAACACCAGGAGTTGGAAAG GTTTTCTTAGAGTATGCGGATGTAGATGGCGCAGCAAAGGCCAGATCGGGAATGAATGGAAGAAAATTTGGAGGAAACCAAGTGGTTGCTGTGTATTACCCCGAGAACAAGTTTGCACAAGGCGACTACGAAGGCTGA